The region CGGTATCCCGGCGGCAACTCAAGCAGCGCATCGGCCAGCCTGGCATCGACGAAAGGCACCCGCAGTTCGATGCCCTGCGCCATGGAGAACACATCGCTATCGCGAAGGAGTTGGTTCCGCATGTAGCGGGTGACCTCCATCCACCCTGCGATCTCCGGCCCCGTGGCCGGTAAAAATTCCTCGCTCCACTCCGGAGGCGGCGGCCGCGTGCCGGCGAAGTGCCCGGCGAGTTCTTCCGCTTCCTCGGAAGTGAAAATGCCGCGCATGGCATGGAAGGCCTGCAGCCAAGACCCCTCCCCGCGCAGGAAGGCGCACAATCTCCGCCGGGGCGAGCCCGCGGTCGCGTTCCCGCAACATGCGGCGACGAACCTCCGCACCCGTGCCGGCAGCACCCCGTGCAAGAAGTGCAACTGCGGCACGCGTGCGAAGCTTCCGTAGCCCGCAAACCACTCGTCACCGCCCAGCCCGGACAACACCACTTTGATACCTTCGCGCCGGGCCAGCTTGGACACGCACCAACTGTTGAAGCCGTCGATTGTCGGCTGGTCGATCGTCGCAAGGTATTCACGGATTTCCTCCGCCCCCTCCCCGGGCGTCATGCGCCATTCCGTGTGCAGCGCACCGAAATGCTCTGCCGTGCGCCGTGCCACGGCCGACTCGTCGAATTCGGGATCCTCGAATCCGATGGAGAACGTCCGCAGTTCCGCCTTCGGGCCGAGTTGCTGGCGGGCCAAGGCGAGCACCGTTGTCGAATCGATGCCGCCGCTGAGAAATACTCCGACCGGCACATCACTGACCAAATGACGCAGCATCGTTTCCTCGAGCGCACCGCGCGTCCGGCGCACCGCCTCGTCTCGCGGCATCGTCCGGTGCCGGCGCAAATCCGGTTTGTGCCAGCGCACAACTTCCGCCCGTCCGTTTTTCCAACGCAGGAAATGCCCGGCAGGCACTTGACGGACTTCTCTGGCCACCGTTGCAGGTTCCGGCACAGATCCCCAGAGGAAAAAATCGCGCAAAGCCCCCGCATCGGGCTCGTCACCGGGCCGGCGCAGGAGCCGTGCTTCCGAGGCGAAGGCGAGATTGTCACCGTCGATGCGGTAATAGAGAGGCTTGATGCCGAATGCGTCGCGCGCGAGCAGAGCTTCGCCTGCGGACGGACGGTAAAACGCGAAGGCGAACATCCCTGCCAGTCTCGGCAAGCACGCCTCGCCTTCCAGATCCAGGAGTTCGAGCAGCACCGCTGTGTCGCTCTCCGCATCCGAACGGCCCAGTTCGCGGTAATTGTAAATCTCGCCATTGAAAACGAGCACCGAATCGGAAGCGTCGTCGCCGTTGCGCGGCGCGCGCGACATCGGTTGTGCTCCCCGCTCGCCGAGTCCGATCACCGCGAGACGCGTGTGCACCAGCGTCGCTTTGTCGCTGCGCCAAATTCCGGATCCGTCTGGACCGCGGCGCGACAGGCCGTCGCGCAACACATTGGCATCCCAGTGCCCACCCGAACCGAACCAGCCGGCAATTCCGCACATAACGTCAGTCGTCTTTTATTGGAGATTGCGAAGATCCGGCGCGCAGGAACCGCAAATAATCGCGGCTCAGTGTCGTTACTCATAAGCGGCAATCAAGCCTCTTCTGCAACTTTCCGATAAATCCCCGCATATCGTGCGGCGACGACTTCCGGGCGGAATCGCTCGGCATTCCTGAGCCCCTTCTCAACCAACGCGGCCCTCAAAGCCGCATCTTGGACCACCCGCATCACCGCGGCCCGGATATCATCGACCGAATACGGATCGACGAGCAGCGCCCCGTCGCCTGCCGCTTCGGGCAGAGAACTGATCCTCGATGTGATCACGGGCCGCCCCGTGGCCTGAGCTTCGAGGATCGGCAATCCGAAGCCCTCGTAAAGCGACGCGAACACCACGATATCGCACTGCCGATACGCCTGCACAAGTGCCTCGTCACTCACCGCACCTCGCGCGCAATAGGGGATGCCCAGCGCTTGGCACTTCGACCTTTGCTCGGGTTCCAAGTCACCGATGACATGCAACCGGCACCCGGTGGGCGCGATCGCCTCCGCCACCCGCTCGACATTCTTGTTCCATTTCGTCCCCACTTGCAGAACGACCGGTGCCTGCTCGTTGAACGGTTTCGGGTCGTAAATGAATTCTTCGAACACACAATCGGGCACGACGACAACCCTTTCGGCCAACGGACCAACCCATTTCCGCAACTCCTCTTTCGTTGCCTGCGAGATCGTCGTCACTACCGCGGCGCGCCGCATCGGCCCGGTGAACCAGAAATATTTCAACAACGCCCGTTTCCATCCCGTCAGACGATCCAATGCCGCGCAATCATGGATCGTCAGCACCGTCTTCTCCGGCGGCAGCCCGAATGCGAGATAATGCGAATCGCCCACAATGTGATGCACATCCGCCTTTTGCTTCGATGCATGCCGCACGTTGCGCCAGCGAGGCAAGAACCCGGCGCTTGCATACGGCGCGGGACAAGACTCCACCTCGCAGTCCGGCGGCATGTGCCTCCGGATCTCGGCAAACAGCCGCTCGATGCTGAAATGCGACTCCAGCCGCTTCCGCTCGTGATGAATGATTTTCATAGCGGCCGGGTAAAACGTGACCGTGCCAAGGTTTGAAGGTCGCGCTACGCGCGAAGGTGTTTTTGAAAACTTGCGATCTGTCGCGAGAGCATCTCGTAAGACACACGAAGCCTTTGTGCAGCGGTCACGTTGAGAATTTCGATATCTTCGGCAGCAAATGTCATGCTCCGCACCTCGCCAGCGGAACCTTTC is a window of Chthoniobacterales bacterium DNA encoding:
- the asnB gene encoding asparagine synthase (glutamine-hydrolyzing); translated protein: MCGIAGWFGSGGHWDANVLRDGLSRRGPDGSGIWRSDKATLVHTRLAVIGLGERGAQPMSRAPRNGDDASDSVLVFNGEIYNYRELGRSDAESDTAVLLELLDLEGEACLPRLAGMFAFAFYRPSAGEALLARDAFGIKPLYYRIDGDNLAFASEARLLRRPGDEPDAGALRDFFLWGSVPEPATVAREVRQVPAGHFLRWKNGRAEVVRWHKPDLRRHRTMPRDEAVRRTRGALEETMLRHLVSDVPVGVFLSGGIDSTTVLALARQQLGPKAELRTFSIGFEDPEFDESAVARRTAEHFGALHTEWRMTPGEGAEEIREYLATIDQPTIDGFNSWCVSKLARREGIKVVLSGLGGDEWFAGYGSFARVPQLHFLHGVLPARVRRFVAACCGNATAGSPRRRLCAFLRGEGSWLQAFHAMRGIFTSEEAEELAGHFAGTRPPPPEWSEEFLPATGPEIAGWMEVTRYMRNQLLRDSDVFSMAQGIELRVPFVDARLADALLELPPGYRLEKGKQLLLDAVPEIPEWVRNRPKKGFVFPFSRWMENVFAEMLEEAQKASPVPLVTWYRIWAAAVGSRAVGNFGRAA
- a CDS encoding glycosyltransferase family 4 protein, with amino-acid sequence MKIIHHERKRLESHFSIERLFAEIRRHMPPDCEVESCPAPYASAGFLPRWRNVRHASKQKADVHHIVGDSHYLAFGLPPEKTVLTIHDCAALDRLTGWKRALLKYFWFTGPMRRAAVVTTISQATKEELRKWVGPLAERVVVVPDCVFEEFIYDPKPFNEQAPVVLQVGTKWNKNVERVAEAIAPTGCRLHVIGDLEPEQRSKCQALGIPYCARGAVSDEALVQAYRQCDIVVFASLYEGFGLPILEAQATGRPVITSRISSLPEAAGDGALLVDPYSVDDIRAAVMRVVQDAALRAALVEKGLRNAERFRPEVVAARYAGIYRKVAEEA